TGATCTGGTTGCCACCGCAACGAAGTCCGCCGCCCCCAAGGGCCTGCACGCCTTCCGCGCCGCCCTCGAGGCGCGGCTCTCCCGCTCGCCGCTCGGCCGCCGGGCCTTCCAGGCCGGGATGCGACACCTGCCGCTGCGCTTCTTCAAGAAGCTGCCGACGATCATCATCATCGACGTCACCAATTCCTGCAACCTGCGCTGCCCGGTCTGCCCGGTGACCTTCGCCATGCACCGCCCGCGCGGCCTGATGACGCTCGACATCTTCAAGCAGATCGTCGACGACTTCATCCCGCAGCCGAAGAAGCCGGCGATGTATTTCAACTTCTCGGGCGAGCCGACCCTCAACAAGGCGCTGCCCGACATGATCGCCTATGCCCACACCCATGGGCACGAGACCTTCGTCTCCACCAACGCCACCAAGCTGTCCTCGGAGCTGATCGAGAAGCTGATCCGCTCCGGCCTGTCGCGCATCAACCTGTGCATCGACGGCTTCTCCAAGGAGGCGCAGGAGGCCTATCGCGTCGGCTCCAAGTTCGAGCAGGTCAAGGCCAATATCGAAAATTTCCTCGCCATCCGCGCCCGTCTCGGCGCCACCAACCCGACCACGGTGCTGCAGACCCTGCTCACCTCCTATTCGGAGAAGCAGGTCGACGAGATGGTGGAATGGGCCGACCGCATCGGCTTCGACCAGGTGCGCTTCAAGACCTTCAGCCTCGGCTCCTACACCGACGACGACCAGCAGTCGGAGTACGGCTATCTCGTGCCTGAGAATCACGACCTCCAGCGCCACCAGACCGAGAAGGTCAGCCTGCTCTGCGACGTGCCGCTCTACCAGACCGTGGTGTTCTGGAACGGCGACCTCGGCCTGTGCTGCATCGACTACGACCAGGTGATCAAGCTGCCGAGCGTCGACAAGGTCGGCTTCATCAAGGCCTATCTCTCGGACGAGGCGACGCGAGCCCGCCGCACCGGCTACACCAAGAGCTTCAGCATCTGCCAGAGCTGCTCCTATTCCAACGCCGACAACATGGGCTTCAAGATCGACTTCCGGAAGCGGCGCCGGCGCGCGCGTGAGGCGGCCGCCGCGCCCGCGGCGGCCGCCTGACGAACGATCCATGGCTCCTGCCGCTCCCCGCGCCGTCGCGATCGGCGCCGCGTCCTTCTTCGTGGTCGACGACAAGGAGACCTTCTGGGACAAGGTCGCGGCCGACGCCTGGGAACCCGAGACCCTGGCGGCGGTCGGCGCCCTCGCCGGGCCCGGCACGCTGCTGATCGACCTCGGCGCCTGGATCGGCCCGATCAGCCTGATGGCGGCGGCGCGGGGCGCCCGCGTGCTGGCCTTCGAGCCGGATCCCCGCGCGTTCGAGCTCCTCGCGGCCAACCTCGCCGCCAACCCGGCGCTCGCCGGCGCCGTGCGCCTGCACAACCGCGCGGCGGCGCCGGAGCCTGGCCGCATCCGCCTGGGCTCGCCGCGCAAGCCCGGCGACAGCATGGGCAGCATCCTCATGGCCGGCAATGCCGCCGCCACCTGGGAGGCCGACACGCTCACGTCAGGCGACATCGCAGCCCTGGCGGACGGCGCCGAGCGCATCGTGCTGAAGATCGACATCGAAGGCGCCGAATACGCCCTGCTGCCGCATCTCGCCCCCCTGCTCGGCCCGCGCACGGCGGCGGCGCTGGTCGCCTTTCATCCCCGGCTGCTGCAGGCTGCCGGCCATGCCGCCGCCGAGATCGAGCGCCTCACCGACGCGGCCACGGCCGTCTTCGCCGGCTACCGCGCCCGCCCGCTCGACCTCGTCGCCGAAGCCGGCGCGCCTGTCGTCTCGACCACGCGCAACGCCACGGTGCTGTTCAGCCGCTGAGCGCGGTCAACCGCATGGCGCCGGCCAGGGTCTCGCCCGGCTGCAGCACGACCAGGCCGCCGCCGCGCCCGTTATGGGCGTCGGCGCTGTGGCTCATCGGCTCCAGGCAGAAGAAGTCATGGGCATAGCCGGGGTCGAAGGCCGGATCGGACACGAACAGGAAGTAGCGGCGGAACAGCGGATCGGCCTCCAGCACGAGCGTCAGCCCCCGGTCCGGCCAGCGGATGCGCGCCATGCCGGTCCAGTCCTCGAAGCCGTTGTTGACCCAGCGGCGCGGCAGCGGCGCCGGGGCGCGGAAGTCGAGATCGGCCGGCGGCCGGCCACGCACGGTCGGCAGCCAGCCCGGCCCCTCCTCCCAATGGTCCCCGGCCGGCGCCTCCAGCCTGGTGTCCGGCGTCAGCGGGAAATAGGGATGCCAGCCGAGCCCGAACGGCAGCGCCGCCGCGCCCCGGTTGGTGACGGCGAGGTGGACCGACAGCGTGTCGCCGTCGAGGGCGAAGCTCTGGCGCGCGTCATAGGCGAAGGGAGAGCCGTCGGCCCGATGGGACATGGCGAGCTCGGCACGGTCGGCGGCGGCCGCCTCGATCGTCCATTCGCTGGTCCAGCCGTCGCCGTGCAGGACATGCGGATCCCACGGCATGTTCGGGGTCAGCGCGTAGCTGCGGCCCTCGAAGGCGAAGGCATTGCCGGCGATGCGGTTGCCGAACGGCACCAGCGGAAAGCACCCCGCCTGCAGCGGCGCGCGGGCCTCGCCCGCCGGCGGCTCGCGCAGCAGCGCCGCCTCCTCCCCGCCGTCCCGCCTCAGAAAGAAGCGCCAGATGCAGCCGC
This portion of the Labrys wisconsinensis genome encodes:
- a CDS encoding radical SAM/SPASM domain-containing protein — its product is MIDLVATATKSAAPKGLHAFRAALEARLSRSPLGRRAFQAGMRHLPLRFFKKLPTIIIIDVTNSCNLRCPVCPVTFAMHRPRGLMTLDIFKQIVDDFIPQPKKPAMYFNFSGEPTLNKALPDMIAYAHTHGHETFVSTNATKLSSELIEKLIRSGLSRINLCIDGFSKEAQEAYRVGSKFEQVKANIENFLAIRARLGATNPTTVLQTLLTSYSEKQVDEMVEWADRIGFDQVRFKTFSLGSYTDDDQQSEYGYLVPENHDLQRHQTEKVSLLCDVPLYQTVVFWNGDLGLCCIDYDQVIKLPSVDKVGFIKAYLSDEATRARRTGYTKSFSICQSCSYSNADNMGFKIDFRKRRRRAREAAAAPAAAA
- a CDS encoding FkbM family methyltransferase encodes the protein MAPAAPRAVAIGAASFFVVDDKETFWDKVAADAWEPETLAAVGALAGPGTLLIDLGAWIGPISLMAAARGARVLAFEPDPRAFELLAANLAANPALAGAVRLHNRAAAPEPGRIRLGSPRKPGDSMGSILMAGNAAATWEADTLTSGDIAALADGAERIVLKIDIEGAEYALLPHLAPLLGPRTAAALVAFHPRLLQAAGHAAAEIERLTDAATAVFAGYRARPLDLVAEAGAPVVSTTRNATVLFSR
- a CDS encoding aldose 1-epimerase, with protein sequence MTDIRLDKDRLGAVLSTTGGCIWRFFLRRDGGEEAALLREPPAGEARAPLQAGCFPLVPFGNRIAGNAFAFEGRSYALTPNMPWDPHVLHGDGWTSEWTIEAAAADRAELAMSHRADGSPFAYDARQSFALDGDTLSVHLAVTNRGAAALPFGLGWHPYFPLTPDTRLEAPAGDHWEEGPGWLPTVRGRPPADLDFRAPAPLPRRWVNNGFEDWTGMARIRWPDRGLTLVLEADPLFRRYFLFVSDPAFDPGYAHDFFCLEPMSHSADAHNGRGGGLVVLQPGETLAGAMRLTALSG